The DNA region ATAATACCACAAACTGTGAGAGTGCTACGAGAACAGCCGTCACTTTAACCATTCAAGATTGTGATGCTGATTTAAGTTTAAGGAAGACTGTTGACAACTCAACACCAGATGTAGGTGATAACATTACTTTCACAATTACGTTAAGAAACGACGGTCCATCTGATGCTAACACGATTATAGTTAGAGATATTATTCCAGGTGATTTTACCTATACACATCCTAATTTTGTAACAAGTCAAGGTACAGTAACTTTTAATGCTGGTACCGGTGCTTTAACTTGGGATTTAGGTGCTTACGTTTTAACTAATGGAAGTAGTATAACATTAACTTATACAGTTACGGTTGACGTATGTGGAGAGTTTAAAAACCAAGTGGAAATTATTCAAAGCTCTCAATCTGATCCCGATTCTACTCCCAATAATGGAAATTAAAGGTTTAAAGCTTTAAAAATAAACTACTATAGTATTATTTTTTACGCTAAACACCCATCATTAGCTACAATACGATATTAACAATTTTTTCAATAAAACTATCAATTTTATAAAAAATACACAATACAATAAAAATCAACTACATACGTTTTTGCTATTAACAATAACCATCGAAGTTGTTAACAATTATTTTAGGTTATAAACATAATGTTAACATTTTAAGTTCAGGTACATATATTTGTTTTAGTAATAAGTGGAGAATTAAAAGAATTTATCGGAGTTAGTCTTTTTTCAGAAATTATTATTTCATTAATAAAGATTGAGCTTAAGATGTTAGAGTAACTTGTAACCTTACTATGATTAATATGCAGAGTAGGGTTTTTCTATGGTAAGTTGTTTAACTATTTAAGAACAGTTATTTATATAAATAAAAATTAGATAATAGTAAATAAATCAATTTTGACCAAGCTAAGAGAAGAATTAAATGCACATATAATAGCCCTTGCGTTATTATTATCTTTCCCCTCAGTAGCCCAGACTACTTTTACCGAAAGCGGAGCTGCCTATGGATTAAACATAGGAGGTACAAAAGATGGTGGCCACGCATGGGCCGATTATGATGGAGATGGTGATTTAGATGTTTTAGTTTTAATCAATAGCACATCTCAACGAAATTATTTATTAAGGAATAATCGTATCGGTGCAGGGACAAATGATTTTACGAATGTTCAACCCACCTTAGTTCCTGGTATGTTGAATCGTCGAGCCGAAAGACAGGCCGCCTGGGGAGATTTAAACAATGACGGACGTCCCGACTTCATGATGAATTCATATGGTACAACTTCAGGAACAGTAGCAATTCAAATTTTTATTCAAAACGCTGATGGAACCTTTGGAGATGGTACAATTGGTTCTACGGCTCCAATTACAGTTGGAGAAAATGCTAGTGCCACAATTACAATCAACCCTTTAAATACTGAAGGAGCGGGTTTTTTCGATTTTGAAGGTGATGGTGATTTAGATATCTTTTTTGATAGTCATGATTACGGTATTGAGTTGTTAAGAAATAATTACATAGACCATACTACACATACAATTGTAAATCCAGCTCCAGCTTCATTATACACCCATATTACAACAAGTAACGGCTCTCCCAATGTAGATTTTGGTTTAAACCAGTATGCAGTAGATGGAGACTATGGAACCGCTGCTGATGTTAACGATGATGGATGGGTTGATATTTTTATGCGTAAGCGTGATGAGAAAGATTTCTTTTTAAATCTTGGGGGTGTTTTTGATAACGTAAATGGAGCAGATTTAGGAGAGGCTTCTAATGATAATAAAGGTGCAAATGGTTTGTGGGATTTAGATAATGATGGAGATTTAGATGCTGTTTGGACAGAAAATGGACTAACGCAAATTTATAGAAATGATGGGCCAGGGATTTGGACAGCATTAGGAGCAGCAGTGTTTCCTGGGTTACCTCAACCTGCAGATATTAATTTTAGTACACCGGGTGTTGCAGATGATAGATCAACGGCCGTAATCGATGCCTTGGCAGGTGGAGACATAGATAATGATGGTGACATTGATATTATTCTTGTTGGTAATAGTCGAAGTTACTTATTCATTAATCAATTGAATAGTCCAACTCCTGCTCCAGGAACTGTAGGAAGCGGTGCCGCTATGACATTTTCGTTAGATGCTCAAACATTCAATTCTGGGGCAAATGGAGAAGGAACTACCATGGTAGATATAGATGATGATGGTGATTTAGATATTTATATGAACATTAGCGGTACTAACAGATTATATATTAATAATCTACCCGCAGCAAACAGAAATAATCATTTAATAGTAGATGTATCAGAAGATAGAAACCCAGATGGAACCACGGGTGGATTTCCGGGTAGAACGGCAATTGGAACTAATGTTTTAATTAGAGATTGTGACGGAAATATTGTTAGTGGTTTACGACAGGTCAATGGTGTCTTTGGGCATGGAACTCAGCAATCGCCCGAAGTTCATTTTGGATTACCTTTGGGTGAAGGCCAAACTTATTTGATTGAGGTACACTATCCAAATTTATATAATGCAGCGGCATCTGGTATTACTAGATTAATCGCCACAGGTATAGCTCAACCTAGTACAATTGCGGGAACTAACCACTATACCCTTACTACAACCGATGCAGAATCTTTACAAAACCCTAGTGCACCAATAGCTGTTGCGGATACTGAGAACTTAACAACTAACTATAATATATCAGTTCAATTATCCCTATTTGATAATGATTCTGAACCTGATGGAGATAATTTCTTTATCCAAAGCGTCGTACAACCAGCTGTTGGTTCTGTTGTAATTGATGATGCAGATCTTGGCTTGGTAACTTTTACTTATACTGCGGGAACTGCGTTTGCAGGAACCACATTTGATTATACCATTACCGATGCCATTGTTACACTTTGTCCTGGTGCCGGAAAAACGGATACTGCTACGGTTACAATTAATCCACCAACACCTGAGGATTGTACCAATGGTGTTGATGATGATGGAGATGGATTGGTAGATTGTGACGATCCGGATTGTAATTTAAAAGGAAACGGATACGATTGGTATTTTGGACAAAATGCGGGTCTTGATTTTGAAAATGCGGTTGGACCAATACAAGTTCCTTCTCCTTTAATGAATGCTGAAGAAGGCTGTTCAGTTAGATCAGACGAACAAGGAAACTTATTATTCTATACAGACGGGACGACTGTTTATAATAGAAATCATCAAATAATGCCCAACGGGGGAGGACTTTCTGGAGGACCCAGTGCCACGCAATCTGGGGTCATTGTTAAAGATCCCGGTAATGCCAATAGATATTATGTATTTTATATCAATAATGCAGGAACTCAATCCTATTATGCAACCATTGACATGACGTTAAACGGAGGACTAGGTGATGTAGTTACCAAAAACACAGGAATTCAAGCTGTTGGTGGCGAAAAAATTGCGGCTTGGCCACACGCCAATGGCACTGATATTTGGGTAGTATTGGTCAATCAAAATAGCATATTTGCTCGCTTATTAACGGCGGGTGGATTAGGGGCAGCGGTAACTACTAATGTTCCTTCACCCGGTAGAAGATATGGCCAAATGAAATTTTCACCAGACGGTTCAAGATTAGCTATCACTTGTTATCCAACATCTTTTGCAAGCTATCAAGTTCAATTGGTGGATTTTAACAATAATACGGGACAATTTTCAAATCTCCAATCATGGGCATTAGACGAACCTTACGGGGTCGAATTTTCACCGAGCGGAGATTATTTGTATGTAACTGATATGGGTTGGGCATCTGCTCCGGGACGCATCATGCAATATGACATTTTAAACAATACAACTGGAGCTACAATTGGAGCGAGTGGAGTAGCTATACTCTCAGCAAATCATCTTTTCGCTGCCTTACAAGTTGCCCCTGATAATAAGATTTATATGGCCACCTCTGTGGTAGGTAATAATCCCAGAAATGGTCTAGCCGTAATTAATAATCCGAATAATGCTGGAGCTGCGGCTAATGCTGTTGCCGACCAAATTACATTTACAGGTGGTGCAATGTCACGTTCAGGCTTACCAAATATTCCGGCCTATCAGTTAAGACCAGAGCCAGTAATTACCGTGGTAGATATTACCCAAACCTGTTTTTCTAATGTAGAATTACAAGTTAGTGCTTTTGGGGCGAATTCTTATCAATGGCTTTTAGATGGTGTCGCTCTTCCCGGAGAGACAGGCACTACTTTAGATCCTGATGCTCCTGGAGAATATCAGGTAGAAGTTACTTATGGTTGTGATACTGAAACATCTGAATCATTTAGTGTTTTAAATGATACGGACAATGATTGTGTTGACGATTCTATTGACTACGATACAGACAATGATGGAATTTTGGACAGTGTAGAATGTCCACCTGTTACATTATCTACAGATCTATCATCTATTTTTACTGAGAATAAAAGCCCAAGTCTAAATATGCGTTATTCTGGACAGGCCGATTCGAATATAGATCAAACAAATGAAATAGTTTTTACCGTTTCTAATGGTCCAGTCGGAACTTCTTGGGTAGTCTTATCCTCTTCCAACGCAATAATCACAATTACAGGAAATGAGATTAGGATTACTGGAGATGCAACTACGGGAAGTGGAGGTGCAGGACCTTTTGCGACTTATGACATAAGAACCACTAGACCTTCGTTACAAGTTACCATAGACTTTAATGATATAACGACCTCGAGTACACCTTCCACCAACTTTCAGCTTTATGGATGTTCTGACCTAGATGGTGATGGATTATACGGTTTATTAGATTTAGATTCAGATGGAGATGGAATCCCAGATAATGTTGAAGCACAGACCACCATTGGGTATGTCGCACCGAATGCTGATAGTCAAGCTACTTATACAGCGAATAATGGATTAAACTCTGCTTATTTACCTGGCGGTCTTACCCCTACCAATACAGATGGTGCTGATAACCCTGATTATTTAGATTTAGATTCAGATAATGAAGGAGCAAATGATACAACTGAAGCAGGAATAACATTAGCTAATAATGATGCAGATGGTGATGGTTTGGATGATAATACTGATGCAACAGTGGGGTATGCAGATTCAGGAGGAACCATTGATGACCCACTAACAAATCCAGTTATTTTACCAGATGTTGATAATGATGCCACTACGGGCGGTGATGTAGATTTTAGAGATGCCATAACTATTGCCGATTTAAGTTTAACAAAAACAGTAAACAATAGTAATCCTGATGAAGGAGATAATATCACCTTTACTATTACAATTACAAACAATGGATCTGGACCAGCAAGTTCAATTGAAGTAAGTGATATTATACCAACAGATTTTACCTATACACATATCCCAGCGAATTATTCTACAAGTCAAGGTACTGTAACATTTAATGCTGGAGCAAGAGCTTTGAATTGGGATTTAGGAGCATTTATATTACCTAATGGAGACTCAATAACATTGCAATATACCGTAACAGTAGATGTTTGTGGTGAATTTGTCAATCAAGCTGAAATTACAAATAGTTCAGTATCTGACCCTGATTCAACACCAAATAATGGTCAATAAAATATATGACGAAACAAGTAGTAAAATATAACGTTAAGTTGTTTTATATAAAGAGAGCGTTGACTATGATTTTCAGTTTTCAGCTGAATCAAGGAGGTGTTTTGAAAAAAGTGCAAAAAATGCAAAAAGGTCATCATATAAATTTTTATTTTTTAAATAAAATATTAGTGAATTTACGCTTTCCATTTATTCCAAAATTGGAATTAGCATATATATCAACACAAGGAATCGTAAATATTGACGTTATAGACAAAACCAAACCAAGGAAATTAGTTTATTTAAGCTCTAAAATTGA from Aureibaculum sp. 2308TA14-22 includes:
- a CDS encoding FG-GAP-like repeat-containing protein — encoded protein: MTKLREELNAHIIALALLLSFPSVAQTTFTESGAAYGLNIGGTKDGGHAWADYDGDGDLDVLVLINSTSQRNYLLRNNRIGAGTNDFTNVQPTLVPGMLNRRAERQAAWGDLNNDGRPDFMMNSYGTTSGTVAIQIFIQNADGTFGDGTIGSTAPITVGENASATITINPLNTEGAGFFDFEGDGDLDIFFDSHDYGIELLRNNYIDHTTHTIVNPAPASLYTHITTSNGSPNVDFGLNQYAVDGDYGTAADVNDDGWVDIFMRKRDEKDFFLNLGGVFDNVNGADLGEASNDNKGANGLWDLDNDGDLDAVWTENGLTQIYRNDGPGIWTALGAAVFPGLPQPADINFSTPGVADDRSTAVIDALAGGDIDNDGDIDIILVGNSRSYLFINQLNSPTPAPGTVGSGAAMTFSLDAQTFNSGANGEGTTMVDIDDDGDLDIYMNISGTNRLYINNLPAANRNNHLIVDVSEDRNPDGTTGGFPGRTAIGTNVLIRDCDGNIVSGLRQVNGVFGHGTQQSPEVHFGLPLGEGQTYLIEVHYPNLYNAAASGITRLIATGIAQPSTIAGTNHYTLTTTDAESLQNPSAPIAVADTENLTTNYNISVQLSLFDNDSEPDGDNFFIQSVVQPAVGSVVIDDADLGLVTFTYTAGTAFAGTTFDYTITDAIVTLCPGAGKTDTATVTINPPTPEDCTNGVDDDGDGLVDCDDPDCNLKGNGYDWYFGQNAGLDFENAVGPIQVPSPLMNAEEGCSVRSDEQGNLLFYTDGTTVYNRNHQIMPNGGGLSGGPSATQSGVIVKDPGNANRYYVFYINNAGTQSYYATIDMTLNGGLGDVVTKNTGIQAVGGEKIAAWPHANGTDIWVVLVNQNSIFARLLTAGGLGAAVTTNVPSPGRRYGQMKFSPDGSRLAITCYPTSFASYQVQLVDFNNNTGQFSNLQSWALDEPYGVEFSPSGDYLYVTDMGWASAPGRIMQYDILNNTTGATIGASGVAILSANHLFAALQVAPDNKIYMATSVVGNNPRNGLAVINNPNNAGAAANAVADQITFTGGAMSRSGLPNIPAYQLRPEPVITVVDITQTCFSNVELQVSAFGANSYQWLLDGVALPGETGTTLDPDAPGEYQVEVTYGCDTETSESFSVLNDTDNDCVDDSIDYDTDNDGILDSVECPPVTLSTDLSSIFTENKSPSLNMRYSGQADSNIDQTNEIVFTVSNGPVGTSWVVLSSSNAIITITGNEIRITGDATTGSGGAGPFATYDIRTTRPSLQVTIDFNDITTSSTPSTNFQLYGCSDLDGDGLYGLLDLDSDGDGIPDNVEAQTTIGYVAPNADSQATYTANNGLNSAYLPGGLTPTNTDGADNPDYLDLDSDNEGANDTTEAGITLANNDADGDGLDDNTDATVGYADSGGTIDDPLTNPVILPDVDNDATTGGDVDFRDAITIADLSLTKTVNNSNPDEGDNITFTITITNNGSGPASSIEVSDIIPTDFTYTHIPANYSTSQGTVTFNAGARALNWDLGAFILPNGDSITLQYTVTVDVCGEFVNQAEITNSSVSDPDSTPNNGQ